One window from the genome of Nitrospirota bacterium encodes:
- a CDS encoding proline--tRNA ligase, giving the protein MRFSKMFIPTLRELPAEAEAISHILMLRAGFVRQLASGLYIYLPLAMRVLDRVNRIIREEMNAIGAQEITMPALHPSEIWETTGRWSEIGDEMFRLKDRGDRQMCLGMTHEEIMTWLASKEIRSYRELPQMWYQVQTKFRDEARPRSGILRTREFTMKDSYSFDRDEAGLAESYRRHAEAYHKIFSRCGLKYYQVQSDPGMMGGAMAHEFMAPSAAGEDTVVLCDKCGYSANTELALSTPVPQPALNEEWVKEDIETPNRRTVMEVSSFLKTGPKFFIKSLLLIGSDGPFMALVRGDQELHEKKLQKIAGEFRPAEKDEVKEILGVEAGFIGPHGHKLKKFADNSIKDGVYIVGANKKDHHTRGIRPSVDFEAQWHDIHLAKEGDSCSNCGSVIKVEKMIEIGNIFQLGTKYSEPLHAVYLDEEGNPLPVIMGSYGIGPARIAASAIEQNNDKDGMIWPQSIAPFDVEIIPLNIEDEVMKTAENIYAELKKHGVEALIDDRDARAGVKFKDADLIGIPLQILIGPKTLKEGFVELKSRRTKESEKLSPADVVQKVKEILS; this is encoded by the coding sequence ATGCGTTTTTCAAAGATGTTCATACCTACGCTCCGCGAGCTTCCGGCAGAGGCAGAGGCGATAAGCCATATACTGATGCTCCGAGCCGGATTTGTAAGGCAGCTTGCTTCCGGCTTATATATCTACCTTCCACTTGCCATGCGTGTGCTTGACCGCGTCAACAGGATAATCAGGGAGGAGATGAACGCCATCGGAGCGCAGGAGATAACCATGCCCGCGCTCCATCCCTCAGAGATATGGGAGACGACCGGCAGGTGGTCGGAGATAGGCGATGAGATGTTCAGGCTCAAAGACAGGGGCGACAGGCAGATGTGCCTCGGCATGACGCATGAAGAGATAATGACCTGGCTTGCCTCAAAAGAGATACGCTCATACAGGGAGCTTCCGCAGATGTGGTATCAGGTGCAGACAAAGTTCAGGGACGAGGCGAGGCCGAGGAGCGGCATTTTGAGGACGCGCGAGTTCACGATGAAGGACAGCTACAGCTTTGACAGGGACGAGGCTGGGCTTGCCGAAAGCTACCGCAGGCATGCGGAGGCTTATCATAAGATATTTTCAAGGTGCGGTTTGAAATATTATCAGGTACAGAGCGACCCCGGGATGATGGGCGGAGCGATGGCGCATGAGTTCATGGCGCCAAGTGCTGCTGGCGAGGACACTGTCGTTCTCTGTGATAAATGCGGCTATTCCGCAAATACAGAGCTTGCGTTATCAACTCCGGTTCCCCAGCCTGCGCTCAATGAAGAATGGGTAAAGGAAGATATTGAAACCCCCAACCGCAGGACCGTTATGGAGGTCTCAAGTTTTTTAAAGACAGGCCCGAAGTTCTTCATAAAGAGCCTTCTACTCATAGGAAGCGACGGCCCGTTCATGGCGCTTGTGAGGGGAGACCAGGAGCTTCATGAGAAGAAGCTTCAGAAGATAGCCGGCGAGTTCAGGCCTGCTGAAAAGGATGAGGTAAAGGAGATTCTCGGCGTTGAGGCAGGATTCATCGGCCCGCATGGCCATAAGCTCAAAAAGTTCGCTGACAATTCCATTAAGGACGGCGTCTATATTGTCGGCGCAAATAAAAAAGATCATCACACCAGAGGCATAAGGCCTTCTGTGGATTTTGAAGCGCAATGGCATGACATCCACCTTGCAAAAGAGGGCGACTCCTGCTCAAACTGCGGATCTGTAATAAAGGTCGAGAAGATGATAGAGATAGGAAATATCTTTCAGCTTGGCACGAAATATTCTGAGCCGCTTCATGCTGTCTACCTCGACGAGGAGGGCAACCCGCTTCCGGTTATCATGGGCAGCTACGGCATAGGCCCGGCGCGCATCGCAGCCTCGGCGATAGAGCAGAACAATGACAAGGACGGAATGATATGGCCCCAGTCCATTGCGCCGTTCGACGTTGAGATAATCCCGCTCAATATTGAAGATGAGGTCATGAAGACTGCGGAAAATATTTATGCGGAGCTTAAGAAGCATGGCGTTGAGGCGCTTATTGACGACAGGGATGCGAGGGCCGGAGTCAAGTTCAAGGATGCCGACCTTATCGGAATTCCTCTTCAGATATTAATAGGGCCGAAGACGCTTAAAGAGGGTTTTGTCGAGCTTAAATCGAGGAGAACCAAAGAGTCTGAAAAGTTATCGCCTGCGGATGTTGTTCAGAAGGTGAAAGAGATTCTCAGTTAA
- a CDS encoding peptidylprolyl isomerase has protein sequence MNKFLVLALAVFLTIGCSKASTTKQEGASLAKVGETSITQEDYMRELKSLPEWARGKFKGDSDKEEFLDSIIEKELLYVEAKKNKLNNDKEYLAKLKEFEKMNLITTLLEKEIRDKVKVEDAEAKSFYDSNTDKFKQNAGIRASHILVDTEGLGVSILAKLKAGADFAKLAAQYSTDEGNAKSGGDLGFFDRGRMVPEFEDAAFKLKVGEVSGLVKTQFGYHIIKVTDKKEGTQLSFEQAKENIKRQMLAEKQRNAYQSFVDGLKKSTKVTKNAEAISGVKLPWEEK, from the coding sequence ATGAATAAGTTTTTAGTCCTCGCATTAGCAGTATTTCTCACGATCGGCTGTTCCAAGGCAAGCACGACCAAACAGGAAGGCGCCTCTCTCGCAAAGGTCGGCGAAACATCCATCACACAGGAAGATTACATGAGAGAGCTGAAAAGCCTTCCTGAATGGGCAAGAGGAAAGTTCAAGGGCGATTCAGACAAAGAGGAGTTCCTTGATTCTATAATCGAAAAAGAGCTTCTATATGTTGAGGCAAAAAAGAACAAGCTTAACAATGATAAAGAATACCTCGCAAAACTCAAGGAATTTGAAAAGATGAACCTCATCACCACCCTCCTTGAAAAAGAGATCCGCGACAAGGTCAAGGTGGAAGACGCAGAGGCAAAGAGCTTTTACGACAGCAATACGGACAAATTCAAGCAGAATGCCGGCATCAGGGCGAGCCATATACTTGTTGATACTGAAGGCCTCGGTGTTTCCATACTCGCAAAGTTAAAGGCAGGCGCGGACTTCGCAAAGCTTGCAGCGCAATATTCAACGGATGAGGGCAACGCAAAGAGCGGCGGCGACCTCGGATTCTTCGACAGGGGAAGGATGGTGCCTGAGTTTGAAGACGCTGCTTTTAAACTGAAGGTGGGAGAGGTCAGCGGATTGGTGAAGACACAATTTGGTTATCACATCATAAAGGTCACTGACAAAAAAGAAGGCACCCAGCTCTCTTTCGAACAGGCAAAAGAGAATATCAAGAGACAGATGCTTGCCGAGAAACAGAGGAACGCCTACCAGTCCTTTGTTGACGGATTAAAGAAGAGCACAAAGGTCACAAAAAATGCAGAAGCGATTTCCGGTGTCAAGCTTCCCTGGGAAGAGAAATAA
- the mfd gene encoding transcription-repair coupling factor: protein MSLDLSTFKQASSAIEKGDIRALTSLSGSSGALIFSLLKFPCLLLCPSEETAAEFYSDAVFWAKALGAEEPVLIDTEESPERLKSLHILYEQGDRKFISSVRAALLPLWNKSGFSGISISKGLNIERDLFVLMFQDAGYHTVPIVSGPGEMSIRGGILDIFPPDKEFPIRVEFFGDDIDSIRYFDIETQLTVREIDEAVIYPALEPQQGPDLIDLLSESLLILFEKDDINSRFPDIAGRIEKRRSINFTSLPLTDEGPELKITGTGGLGLLREERATIEDFVSRVGELSKEFSILMACSSDGQAKRLRDLFTEKDIENPIIENSRAIEYPRSPVITIGNLSRGFRCGSSIVLSEADIFGKRPAFRSIKRSKVSKLISSISEIKEGDYVVHIDHGIGKYLGITKQKRNDYEGDFLTLEYLDGDRIYLPLERINYIQKYQTPEHSKPFLDKLGSKRWQKTKQRVQQKIKDMAEKLISLYAQRSSVTGHPFTEDTELHKEFDGFFPYEETPDQARSIAEIKKEMEDPSPMDKLLCGDVGYGKTEVAMRAAFKAVFDSKQVAVLVPTTVLAEQHYNTFTNRFSAFPVKIGMLNRFKSSAEEKATLKALAEGSVDIIIGTHKLLGKNVSFYDLGLLIIDEEHKFGVTHKEKIKSIKTSVDVLSLTATPIPRTLHMALSGIRGLSIIETPPEERLAVKSLVIKFDPNAIMEAIQYEIDRGGQVFFIHNRIEDIDKMAAYLKGLVPDSRIGVAHGQMHGKELEQVMSAFYRKVTNLLVSTNIIGSGLDIPSANTIIINRADRFGLADLYQLRGRVGRSNVRAYAYFVIPAEDISEDARKKLSAIQELSYLGAGFRLAMKDLEIRGAGNLLGGEQSGHIEAVGFDLYVQMLEEAVSELKGEKTTPKAETIIDLKKTAGIPESYIEDPTVRLSIYKKISSIKKPADVMSMKDELRDRFGEPPEETLRLIDIIELKLLAGQLAITKIENIIGKIRLTFAPESPVTQEKILSLYDKKEKGLKFLPERGIEIDMKGREWSELYLKLKGIMNNLSE, encoded by the coding sequence TCCTCTGCTATAGAGAAAGGAGATATTCGTGCGCTAACTTCCCTTTCCGGTTCTTCCGGCGCGCTTATCTTCTCACTTTTGAAATTTCCTTGCCTGCTACTGTGCCCGTCTGAAGAGACTGCTGCTGAATTTTACTCTGACGCGGTATTCTGGGCTAAGGCGCTTGGAGCGGAGGAACCAGTGCTTATCGATACTGAAGAAAGCCCTGAACGCCTGAAGAGCCTTCACATCCTGTATGAGCAGGGTGACAGAAAGTTCATATCATCTGTCAGGGCCGCGCTCCTGCCGCTGTGGAATAAGAGCGGCTTTTCCGGCATATCAATATCAAAGGGCCTTAACATCGAGAGAGACCTCTTTGTATTAATGTTTCAGGATGCCGGTTACCATACAGTGCCTATCGTTTCAGGCCCGGGCGAGATGAGCATAAGGGGCGGGATACTTGATATCTTCCCGCCTGACAAAGAGTTCCCGATAAGGGTCGAGTTCTTTGGAGATGATATCGACTCTATAAGATATTTTGATATTGAGACACAGCTCACTGTGCGAGAGATAGATGAGGCAGTCATATATCCTGCGCTTGAACCGCAGCAAGGGCCTGACCTCATTGACCTGCTCAGTGAAAGCCTTCTCATCCTATTTGAGAAAGATGACATTAACAGCAGATTCCCTGATATCGCAGGCAGGATCGAAAAGAGAAGAAGCATAAACTTTACCTCACTCCCTTTAACAGATGAAGGGCCTGAACTGAAGATAACAGGCACAGGAGGCCTTGGCCTTTTACGCGAAGAGAGGGCAACCATTGAAGACTTTGTCAGCCGCGTGGGTGAACTCAGTAAAGAGTTCTCCATTCTTATGGCATGCTCCTCAGACGGACAGGCAAAGAGGCTGAGGGATCTCTTCACTGAAAAGGATATTGAAAATCCCATAATCGAAAACAGCAGGGCGATAGAATATCCGCGCAGCCCCGTCATAACCATAGGCAATCTGAGCAGAGGCTTCAGATGCGGAAGCTCAATTGTACTTTCAGAAGCAGACATCTTCGGCAAAAGGCCTGCCTTCAGGTCTATTAAAAGGTCAAAGGTCTCAAAGCTTATCTCCTCTATATCAGAGATAAAAGAAGGCGACTATGTAGTTCATATAGATCATGGAATAGGAAAGTATCTTGGCATAACAAAGCAGAAGAGGAATGATTATGAAGGCGACTTTCTTACACTCGAATATCTTGACGGAGACAGGATATACCTTCCGCTTGAGCGCATAAATTACATCCAGAAATACCAGACACCTGAGCATAGCAAGCCCTTCCTGGACAAGCTCGGAAGCAAGAGGTGGCAGAAGACCAAGCAGAGGGTTCAGCAGAAGATCAAGGATATGGCTGAAAAGCTTATCAGCCTGTACGCGCAGAGGTCGTCTGTCACAGGGCATCCGTTCACTGAAGACACTGAACTGCATAAGGAATTTGACGGCTTCTTTCCTTACGAAGAGACGCCTGACCAGGCGCGCTCCATAGCGGAGATAAAGAAGGAGATGGAAGACCCGTCACCTATGGACAAACTCCTTTGCGGCGATGTGGGATACGGAAAGACAGAGGTTGCGATGAGGGCGGCATTCAAGGCGGTCTTTGACTCAAAGCAGGTGGCTGTGCTCGTGCCTACAACCGTGCTTGCGGAACAGCATTACAATACCTTCACGAACAGGTTCTCAGCCTTTCCAGTGAAGATAGGAATGCTGAATCGTTTTAAGAGCAGCGCTGAGGAGAAAGCTACACTCAAGGCTTTGGCAGAGGGGTCTGTTGATATAATCATCGGCACGCACAAGCTCCTCGGCAAGAACGTAAGCTTCTATGACCTCGGCCTTCTCATCATTGACGAAGAGCATAAGTTCGGAGTGACCCACAAGGAGAAGATAAAATCGATCAAGACCAGCGTTGATGTGCTGTCGCTTACTGCGACCCCCATCCCAAGAACGCTGCATATGGCGCTTTCCGGCATCAGGGGGCTGAGCATTATCGAGACCCCGCCTGAGGAGCGGCTTGCGGTAAAGAGCCTCGTCATTAAGTTCGACCCGAACGCCATAATGGAGGCGATCCAGTACGAGATAGACCGGGGAGGACAGGTATTCTTCATACACAACAGGATAGAGGACATAGACAAGATGGCGGCATATCTAAAGGGCCTTGTACCGGACAGCCGGATAGGCGTGGCTCACGGCCAGATGCATGGGAAAGAGCTTGAGCAGGTCATGAGCGCTTTTTACAGAAAGGTTACCAACCTCCTTGTCTCTACCAATATCATCGGCTCCGGCCTTGATATCCCGTCTGCAAATACGATCATAATAAACAGGGCGGACAGGTTCGGGCTTGCAGACCTTTACCAGTTAAGGGGGCGCGTCGGCCGCTCCAATGTAAGGGCATACGCTTATTTTGTCATACCTGCGGAAGACATATCAGAGGATGCCAGAAAGAAGCTCTCAGCCATTCAGGAGCTGAGCTACCTCGGCGCGGGATTCAGGCTCGCGATGAAGGACCTTGAAATAAGAGGCGCCGGAAACCTTCTGGGCGGGGAGCAGTCAGGGCATATCGAGGCGGTCGGTTTCGACCTCTACGTCCAGATGCTTGAAGAGGCTGTATCAGAGCTTAAAGGGGAAAAGACAACGCCAAAGGCCGAGACCATCATCGACCTGAAGAAGACAGCCGGCATACCTGAGAGCTACATTGAAGACCCTACGGTGAGGCTGAGCATCTACAAAAAGATATCCTCAATAAAGAAGCCCGCGGATGTAATGTCAATGAAGGATGAGCTCAGGGACAGGTTCGGAGAACCGCCTGAAGAGACCCTGCGCCTTATAGATATCATCGAGCTTAAGCTCCTTGCCGGGCAGCTTGCGATAACAAAGATAGAGAACATAATCGGCAAAATAAGGCTCACCTTTGCGCCGGAATCTCCTGTGACCCAGGAAAAGATACTCTCCCTCTATGACAAGAAAGAGAAAGGGCTGAAGTTTCTGCCGGAAAGAGGCATAGAGATCGACATGAAAGGCAGGGAGTGGAGCGAGCTGTACCTGAAGCTGAAGGGTATCATGAATAACCTCTCTGAGTAG